The proteins below come from a single Eucalyptus grandis isolate ANBG69807.140 chromosome 3, ASM1654582v1, whole genome shotgun sequence genomic window:
- the LOC104439859 gene encoding uncharacterized protein At1g05835 — protein MSSQRKEPREGEKNKNGAEDTMTGIKYLLAILLLSFITKGLCASSLENITVGTVRTGEIIQGKPQWSVTVINNFACAQSGIKLECAGFQSTEPVNSSIFAEQGDRCLVNSGKALAPQGSVSFSYAWYPPFLLRPAESIVVGC, from the exons ATGTCATCGCAGAGAAAGGAACCTAGGGAAGGGGAGAAAAATAAGAACGGGGCTGAAGATACAATGACAGGCATCAAGTACTTGCTCGCAATTCTTCTCCTCAGTTTCATCACCAAAG GGCTGTGCGCAAGCTCTTTGGAGAACATCACCGTTGGGACCGTCCGAACCGGGGAGATCATACAGGGCAAGCCGCAATGGAGCGTGACAGTGATCAACAACTTTGCCTGTGCCCAGAGCGGCATCAAGCTTGAGTGCGCCGGGTTTCAGAGCACCGAGCCGGTCAATTCCTCAATTTTCGCAGAGCAAGGGGATAGATGCCTGGTTAACAGTGGAAAAGCCTTGGCACCACAGGGCTCGGTCAGCTTCTCTTATGCTTGGTATCCTCCGTTTCTTTTGAGGCCAGCCGAGTCGATCGTGGTCGGTTGCTGA